Proteins from a single region of Butyrivibrio fibrisolvens:
- the recN gene encoding DNA repair protein RecN, protein MLYSLHVKNLALIKEQEIEFTDGLNVLTGETGAGKSVLIGSVNLALGSKADKDLIRTGADYALVELTFFVDNEKTKKKIQEMDLPVEEDGTVILSRKIMDGRSICKVGGENVTVRQLRELGELLINIHGQNDNQTLLQRKKHLDILDSFAGKSVQEEKKKLKEVWSLHEEIKEKLEETDMDEATRKREQDLAAFELEEIENAELKEGEDEELETKYRRMANSLKITEAAGEARELLFGDEGGSASDAISSALQRLIQVSSYDESVKEVSDQLGDIDNLMTDLGHSLSAYLSDLEFDDEDYNATEERLDLINHLKDKYGKSIEAILEYADEKQKQLDILSNLEEEREKLRKKLDETKEEAKKLCAKISDIRKKNAKTLAMQMKQALIDLNFLDVQFRIDVIPNEDHITAGGYDEVIFMISTNPGEDLRPLSEIASGGELSRIMLALKTVFADQDDIASLIFDEIDTGISGVTAWKVSEKLGQLSSSHQIICITHLPQIAAMYDRHFLIKKGLSDSRTITSISSLSDEESIDELGRMLGAGEVTDAVRQNAREMRTKALETKA, encoded by the coding sequence ATGTTATATTCATTGCATGTAAAAAACCTTGCACTTATTAAAGAGCAGGAAATTGAATTCACGGATGGACTCAATGTTCTTACAGGTGAAACGGGAGCCGGTAAATCAGTGCTTATAGGATCAGTAAACCTTGCATTAGGGAGTAAGGCTGACAAGGATCTTATAAGAACAGGTGCTGATTATGCTCTTGTTGAGCTGACCTTTTTTGTAGATAACGAAAAGACCAAAAAGAAGATACAGGAAATGGACCTTCCCGTTGAAGAGGATGGCACAGTCATCCTTAGCCGTAAGATAATGGACGGCCGCAGTATCTGCAAGGTTGGAGGAGAGAACGTCACAGTAAGACAGCTTCGCGAGCTTGGTGAACTCCTCATCAACATACATGGTCAAAATGATAATCAGACACTTCTCCAGCGCAAAAAACATCTTGATATCCTGGATAGCTTTGCAGGAAAAAGCGTTCAGGAAGAAAAGAAGAAATTAAAAGAAGTCTGGAGTCTTCATGAAGAGATAAAAGAAAAGCTTGAAGAAACCGACATGGACGAAGCCACAAGAAAGCGTGAGCAGGACCTTGCCGCATTCGAGCTTGAAGAGATAGAAAACGCAGAACTAAAAGAAGGCGAAGACGAAGAACTTGAAACCAAATATCGCCGAATGGCCAACAGCCTTAAGATTACAGAGGCTGCAGGAGAAGCAAGAGAGCTTTTATTTGGAGATGAGGGAGGCAGCGCATCAGACGCGATTTCAAGTGCCCTTCAAAGACTTATACAGGTAAGCTCTTATGATGAGAGCGTTAAAGAGGTTTCAGATCAGCTTGGAGATATCGATAATCTCATGACTGACCTTGGACACAGCCTCTCAGCTTATCTTTCAGATCTTGAATTTGATGATGAAGATTATAACGCAACTGAGGAAAGACTTGACCTTATAAACCATCTGAAAGATAAATATGGAAAAAGTATAGAAGCCATACTTGAGTACGCAGATGAAAAGCAAAAACAGCTTGATATTCTTTCTAATCTCGAAGAAGAAAGAGAAAAGCTTAGAAAAAAACTTGATGAAACTAAAGAAGAAGCCAAAAAGCTTTGTGCTAAGATATCAGATATAAGAAAAAAGAATGCAAAAACTCTTGCTATGCAGATGAAGCAGGCTCTGATAGACCTTAACTTTCTTGATGTACAATTCAGGATAGATGTAATACCTAATGAAGATCACATCACAGCAGGCGGATATGATGAAGTTATATTCATGATATCTACAAACCCAGGGGAGGACCTTAGACCTCTTTCAGAGATAGCAAGTGGTGGTGAGCTTTCAAGGATCATGCTTGCACTTAAGACTGTTTTTGCAGATCAGGATGATATTGCATCACTTATCTTTGATGAAATTGATACTGGTATAAGCGGTGTTACAGCATGGAAGGTTTCTGAAAAACTTGGACAATTGTCAAGCAGTCACCAGATCATATGCATCACGCACCTTCCACAGATAGCTGCCATGTATGATCGCCATTTCCTTATAAAGAAAGGCTTATCAGACAGCCGCACCATTACAAGTATCTCCAGTCTGTCAGATGAAGAAAGCATAGATGAACTTGGCCGTATGCTTGGTGCCGGAGAAGTTACTGATGCTGTAAGGCAGAATGCAAGAGAGATGAGAACTAAGGCGCTAGAAACCAAGGCATGA
- a CDS encoding arginine repressor: protein MKKNRHSKIIELIENNEVETQEQLADLLKKDGYDVTQATVSRDIRELRLTKVQTGDGRQKYRVMDHNDEELQDKYIKVLQSGFVSMDKAGNMLVLRTVSGMAMAVAAALDALHLSQIIGCIAGDDTIFAAIRTEEDVQEVMDRIREML, encoded by the coding sequence ATGAAGAAAAACAGACACAGTAAGATCATAGAACTTATTGAAAATAATGAAGTAGAAACTCAGGAGCAGCTTGCTGATCTCCTTAAAAAAGACGGATACGATGTAACTCAGGCTACCGTATCGAGAGATATCAGAGAGCTCCGTCTTACTAAGGTACAGACAGGAGATGGACGCCAGAAATACCGCGTTATGGACCATAACGATGAAGAACTTCAGGACAAGTATATAAAGGTCCTTCAGAGCGGCTTTGTATCTATGGATAAGGCCGGCAACATGCTGGTTTTAAGAACCGTATCCGGTATGGCTATGGCAGTTGCAGCAGCACTTGATGCTCTGCACCTTTCACAGATAATTGGATGTATCGCAGGTGATGATACTATCTTTGCTGCGATCAGAACAGAAGAAGATGTACAGGAAGTAATGGACAGGATCAGAGAGATGCTCTGA
- a CDS encoding NAD(+)/NADH kinase — protein MDHFLIFTNKSKDTNLEFTHKVTNFLESHGKTCYIAHFEEPGNDTIRPDAVMFRTEIPDKAQCCIVLGGDGTMLQAAVNVREKDIPLLGINLGTMGYLTEIDKNHIDAALQRLIDDDYIVEERMLLSGTKVTGESKEFTALNDIVIARKAAVQVIKLVVYVNDRHLTTYLADGVIISTPTGSTGYNMSAGGPLVAPQSNTLLITPICPHTLTNRSIVLPATEKITIEIGAGKADRIQEAEASIDGHFGASLVTGDRIEIKKAEKTSKILRMNQVSFVEILSQKLL, from the coding sequence ATGGACCATTTTCTTATCTTTACTAATAAAAGCAAAGATACAAATCTTGAATTTACTCATAAGGTGACGAATTTCCTTGAGTCACATGGTAAGACCTGCTATATTGCTCACTTTGAAGAACCGGGTAATGATACCATAAGACCTGATGCGGTAATGTTCCGCACAGAGATTCCGGACAAGGCCCAGTGCTGCATAGTTCTTGGCGGCGACGGAACCATGCTCCAGGCAGCAGTTAATGTCAGAGAAAAGGATATTCCGCTCCTTGGTATTAACCTTGGAACCATGGGATATCTTACAGAAATAGACAAAAACCATATCGACGCAGCGCTTCAAAGGCTCATTGATGACGACTACATAGTCGAAGAGCGTATGCTCCTTAGCGGCACAAAAGTTACCGGTGAGTCTAAAGAGTTCACAGCGCTTAACGATATTGTTATTGCAAGAAAAGCAGCAGTGCAGGTCATAAAACTTGTAGTATATGTCAATGACAGACATCTTACTACATATCTTGCGGATGGTGTTATTATCTCAACACCGACAGGCTCTACCGGTTACAACATGTCGGCCGGAGGCCCTCTTGTTGCACCGCAGTCCAATACTCTTTTGATCACACCAATCTGTCCACATACACTTACTAACAGAAGTATAGTACTTCCTGCTACTGAGAAGATAACTATTGAAATAGGTGCCGGTAAAGCAGACAGGATACAGGAAGCTGAAGCCAGCATAGACGGACATTTTGGCGCTTCACTTGTAACAGGTGACCGCATAGAGATAAAGAAAGCAGAAAAGACTTCAAAGATACTCAGGATGAATCAGGTAAGTTTCGTAGAAATCTTAAGTCAGAAGCTTCTATAA
- a CDS encoding TlyA family RNA methyltransferase encodes MPKTRLDVLLVERGFVTSREKAKALIMAGDVFINGQREDKPGTSFQEDKIKNIEVRGAAIPFVSRGGLKLDKAVKTFGLDFTGFTCMDIGASTGGFTDCMLQNGASKVYSVDVGHGQLDWKLRSDDRVVCMEKTNFRHLTRDQIDDDIDFASCDVSFISLDKILVPARKLLKDGAQMVVLIKPQFEAGRDKVGKKGVVRDKKVHEEVISRIMDFADFVGFEILHLDYSPIRGPEGNIEYLLHLSKDASRNDEVSGYDEETALKKFRELEESGSGISETIDNKALIKKAVEAAHGELEG; translated from the coding sequence ATGCCTAAGACCAGATTAGATGTACTTTTGGTTGAAAGAGGTTTTGTAACTTCCAGAGAAAAGGCCAAAGCTTTGATCATGGCCGGAGATGTTTTTATTAACGGTCAGAGAGAAGATAAACCTGGAACATCCTTTCAGGAAGATAAGATCAAAAATATAGAAGTCAGAGGAGCTGCAATTCCATTTGTAAGCCGTGGCGGTCTTAAGCTTGATAAGGCAGTTAAGACCTTCGGGCTTGACTTTACAGGCTTTACCTGTATGGATATTGGAGCTTCTACAGGCGGCTTTACAGACTGTATGCTTCAAAACGGAGCATCCAAGGTCTATTCCGTAGACGTAGGTCACGGTCAGCTCGACTGGAAGCTTAGAAGTGATGACCGTGTTGTTTGTATGGAGAAGACTAACTTCAGACATCTTACAAGAGATCAGATAGATGATGATATAGACTTTGCTTCCTGCGATGTGTCTTTTATCTCACTTGACAAGATCCTTGTACCGGCCAGAAAACTCCTTAAGGACGGCGCCCAGATGGTTGTGCTTATAAAGCCCCAGTTCGAGGCAGGACGCGATAAGGTTGGCAAAAAAGGCGTAGTCAGAGATAAGAAAGTGCACGAAGAAGTTATAAGCAGGATCATGGATTTTGCTGACTTTGTTGGATTTGAAATCCTTCATCTTGACTATTCTCCAATAAGAGGACCGGAAGGTAATATCGAATACCTTCTTCATCTTAGCAAGGATGCATCAAGAAACGACGAAGTATCAGGATATGATGAAGAAACTGCTTTAAAGAAGTTTAGAGAACTGGAAGAATCCGGAAGTGGTATTTCTGAGACTATAGACAACAAGGCACTGATCAAGAAAGCTGTAGAAGCAGCACATGGGGAGCTGGAAGGGTAA
- the dxs gene encoding 1-deoxy-D-xylulose-5-phosphate synthase yields MILDKINNTGDVKKIPENELPLLSQEIRDFLVEKLSVTGGHLASNLGTVELTLALHRSLDLPKDKIVWDVGHQCYTHKILTGRKNDFDNLRKFGGISGFPKKSESDTDCFDTGHSSNSISAGLGMVKARDLKGEDYTVVSVIGDGALTGGMAYEALNNAAKLETNFIIILNDNNMSISESIGGMSKYLGHIRTMDGYLNLKADVYKQLSGQTRVIEKIRHVKNNFKQFFVPGMLFENLGITYLGPIDGHNEALLEHEIQEAKKVKKAVIIHVLTKKGRGYEPAEKHPSRFHGAEPFNIENGIPAHHRKVAAYQDIFSTVMWKLGERDPRVCAITAAMADGTGLKRFRNKFPDRFFDVGISEEHAVTFAAGLAEGGMRPVFAVYSTFLQRAYDQIIEDVCLQNLPVILAIDRAGLVGSDGETHQGIFDLSYLSSMPNMHILAPKNKWELSDMLKFAVNFDGPIAIRYPRGEAYAGLVDWRAPIEMGKAEPIFEEGGVLLLAVGSMVKTAVMVREILTAEGIPCSLTNARFVKPIDEEYILSVADKHPLIVTMEENVLSGGFGEKVRSLLGNNRINTRIMNVGIPDQFVTHGSPETLMSMLGIDEKSIAQKIKAELNAMEGNR; encoded by the coding sequence ATTATACTTGATAAAATAAACAATACAGGAGATGTCAAAAAGATACCGGAAAATGAACTTCCGCTTCTTTCTCAGGAAATACGTGATTTCCTTGTAGAAAAGCTTAGTGTTACCGGAGGACATCTTGCATCAAATCTTGGAACTGTGGAGCTGACACTTGCACTTCACAGAAGCCTTGATCTGCCCAAGGACAAGATCGTATGGGACGTAGGACATCAGTGCTACACACATAAGATCCTTACAGGCAGAAAAAATGATTTTGATAATCTTCGTAAGTTTGGCGGAATAAGCGGATTCCCTAAAAAGTCTGAGTCTGATACTGACTGTTTTGATACAGGTCACAGTTCAAACTCTATCTCTGCAGGCCTTGGAATGGTCAAAGCCAGAGACTTAAAGGGCGAGGATTATACAGTAGTTTCTGTTATAGGCGATGGCGCTCTTACAGGCGGTATGGCTTATGAAGCGCTCAACAATGCTGCTAAGCTAGAGACTAACTTTATAATCATCTTAAATGATAACAACATGTCCATATCAGAAAGTATCGGAGGTATGTCCAAATATCTCGGTCATATCCGTACAATGGATGGATATCTGAATCTTAAGGCTGATGTTTACAAGCAGCTTTCAGGTCAGACACGTGTTATCGAGAAGATCCGCCACGTTAAGAATAATTTTAAACAGTTCTTTGTACCGGGTATGCTTTTTGAAAACCTCGGTATCACATATCTTGGACCTATTGACGGTCACAATGAGGCTCTTCTTGAGCACGAGATCCAGGAAGCCAAGAAGGTCAAGAAGGCTGTTATCATCCATGTTCTTACCAAGAAGGGAAGAGGCTATGAGCCTGCTGAGAAGCACCCTTCAAGATTCCATGGTGCAGAGCCTTTCAATATCGAAAACGGTATACCTGCTCACCACAGAAAGGTTGCAGCATATCAGGATATCTTTTCAACAGTTATGTGGAAACTTGGTGAAAGAGATCCAAGAGTCTGTGCGATCACAGCTGCCATGGCTGACGGAACAGGACTTAAGAGATTCAGGAACAAGTTCCCTGACAGGTTCTTTGACGTAGGTATCTCAGAAGAGCATGCTGTTACCTTTGCTGCAGGACTTGCGGAAGGCGGAATGAGACCTGTATTTGCAGTATATTCCACATTCCTTCAAAGAGCATATGACCAGATCATAGAAGATGTATGTCTTCAGAATCTCCCTGTTATCCTTGCCATAGACAGAGCAGGACTTGTTGGTTCTGACGGCGAGACACATCAGGGTATATTCGATCTTTCATATCTTTCAAGTATGCCTAACATGCATATCCTGGCGCCCAAGAATAAGTGGGAGCTTTCAGATATGCTCAAGTTTGCTGTGAATTTCGACGGACCGATAGCTATAAGATATCCAAGAGGAGAAGCTTATGCAGGTCTTGTTGACTGGAGAGCACCTATTGAGATGGGCAAGGCTGAACCTATTTTTGAAGAAGGCGGAGTACTCCTTCTTGCAGTAGGAAGCATGGTCAAGACAGCAGTTATGGTAAGAGAGATCCTTACAGCTGAGGGCATTCCATGCTCACTTACCAATGCCCGTTTCGTTAAGCCTATCGATGAAGAATATATTCTTTCTGTTGCAGATAAGCATCCGCTCATAGTAACCATGGAAGAGAATGTTCTTTCTGGCGGCTTTGGTGAAAAGGTTAGAAGCCTTCTTGGCAATAATAGAATTAATACAAGGATCATGAATGTAGGTATTCCTGATCAGTTCGTAACACACGGAAGCCCTGAGACTCTTATGTCAATGCTTGGCATTGATGAAAAGTCTATCGCTCAGAAGATCAAGGCAGAGCTTAATGCTATGGAGGGTAACAGATAA
- a CDS encoding polyprenyl synthetase family protein, producing MSDPDENFEIKRQERIEAAEHIITSYLPREEGRQKTVIEAMNYSVLAGGKRLRPVLMREAYMMFGGRNEMVIGPFMAALEMIHTYSLVHDDLPALDNDEYRRGKKTTHAVYGPGMATIAGDGLLNFAFETALTAAHECQELPEYDGSVSSRMLAALTILAEKAGIFGMIGGQCADIEAEKRTDVTPDDLLFIHENKTGALIESALMIGAILAGASASDVHKMEQIGQNVGVAFQIQDDILDVIGDQDKLGKPVGSDEKNEKTTYVTFYGLEKSKEEVARLSDEALELLRELESQEGHEDIFLEELITWLIHRDN from the coding sequence ATGTCAGATCCCGATGAAAATTTTGAAATTAAGCGTCAGGAGAGAATTGAGGCAGCAGAGCATATCATAACAAGCTATCTGCCAAGAGAAGAGGGTCGCCAGAAGACTGTTATAGAAGCAATGAATTACAGCGTTCTTGCCGGCGGTAAGAGACTTAGACCCGTTCTTATGCGTGAAGCATACATGATGTTCGGAGGCAGAAATGAGATGGTAATAGGACCATTCATGGCTGCACTTGAAATGATACATACATATTCACTTGTGCATGATGACCTGCCGGCACTTGATAATGATGAGTACAGACGTGGCAAGAAGACTACTCATGCGGTATATGGTCCCGGTATGGCAACAATAGCAGGTGACGGACTTTTAAACTTTGCATTTGAAACAGCTCTTACAGCAGCTCATGAGTGCCAGGAGCTTCCTGAGTATGACGGAAGTGTTTCAAGCCGTATGCTGGCAGCTCTTACTATCCTTGCTGAGAAGGCCGGAATATTCGGCATGATTGGCGGACAGTGTGCTGATATAGAGGCTGAGAAGCGTACGGACGTAACACCTGATGACCTTCTTTTTATACATGAGAATAAGACAGGAGCACTTATCGAGAGTGCACTTATGATAGGCGCGATCCTTGCAGGAGCAAGCGCAAGCGATGTTCACAAGATGGAACAGATAGGCCAGAATGTCGGAGTTGCTTTCCAGATCCAGGACGATATCCTTGATGTTATCGGAGATCAGGACAAGCTTGGCAAGCCTGTTGGTTCTGATGAGAAGAATGAAAAAACAACCTACGTAACTTTTTATGGACTTGAAAAATCAAAAGAGGAAGTAGCAAGACTCTCTGATGAAGCACTTGAACTTTTAAGAGAACTTGAAAGTCAGGAAGGTCATGAGGATATTTTCCTTGAAGAACTTATTACATGGCTTATTCACAGAGATAATTGA
- the xseB gene encoding exodeoxyribonuclease VII small subunit, translated as MPAAKRTKKNTEEKPNMEEFEGLSVEEAFKRVDDVISAMQEDDISLEDSFRRYKEGMDLLKVAGAMIDKVEKEALKISEDGELEIFEDEE; from the coding sequence ATGCCTGCAGCAAAGAGAACTAAGAAGAATACAGAAGAGAAGCCTAATATGGAAGAATTTGAAGGCTTAAGCGTAGAAGAGGCTTTTAAGAGAGTTGACGACGTTATTTCTGCAATGCAGGAAGATGACATCTCTTTAGAAGATTCTTTTCGCAGATATAAAGAGGGTATGGACCTTTTGAAGGTAGCAGGAGCTATGATCGATAAGGTTGAAAAAGAAGCCCTTAAGATATCTGAAGATGGAGAACTTGAGATATTTGAAGATGAGGAGTAA
- the xseA gene encoding exodeoxyribonuclease VII large subunit, with translation MLKNNVYTVAQVNSYIKDMFNQDFLLRKLTVKGEVSNCKYHSSGHIYFTLKDPSGTLNCVMFRGNRSGLKFQMTEGQQVQVTGSCDVYVKGGSYQLYATKIEPDGTGQLYEKYEQLKKKLEELGMFSPEYKQAIPKYIRTLGVVTAPKGAAVHDIISITKRRNPFVQIILYPAIVQGDEAPASIVRGLKTLENADVDVIIVGRGGGSIEDLWAFNDESVAQAIFDCPIPIISAVGHETDTTIADFVADLRAPTPSAAAELAVYEYQRFANDIEDYRNILYGQLDAVIKGARHELNVRQNMLKAYSPWSRIRDRRMRQAEYVDTLNLLWKQQLLKSKSRLDVRIEQMKGLSPLDKLKSGFSYVEDKDGKNIRSIDQVAVGQDISVNVTDGIIYAKTVSVESGAKLDEV, from the coding sequence TTGCTTAAGAATAATGTTTATACCGTTGCACAGGTAAATTCATATATCAAAGACATGTTTAACCAGGACTTCCTGCTCAGGAAGCTCACGGTTAAGGGCGAAGTCAGCAATTGCAAGTATCATTCTTCGGGTCATATCTATTTCACTTTAAAGGATCCGTCAGGAACTCTTAATTGTGTAATGTTTCGTGGAAACCGAAGCGGCCTTAAGTTTCAGATGACTGAAGGCCAGCAGGTGCAGGTAACCGGAAGCTGCGACGTATACGTCAAAGGCGGAAGTTACCAGCTCTACGCAACTAAAATAGAACCTGATGGGACCGGACAGCTGTATGAGAAATATGAACAGCTGAAGAAGAAGCTGGAAGAGCTTGGTATGTTCTCTCCTGAGTACAAACAGGCAATTCCTAAATATATACGTACGCTTGGAGTTGTGACTGCTCCCAAAGGAGCCGCAGTGCATGATATCATCAGCATTACTAAAAGGCGCAACCCCTTCGTGCAGATTATTCTCTATCCTGCGATCGTGCAGGGAGATGAGGCTCCTGCCAGTATAGTCAGAGGACTAAAGACGCTTGAAAACGCTGATGTTGATGTGATCATAGTCGGACGTGGCGGAGGCTCGATCGAAGATCTGTGGGCTTTTAATGATGAGTCTGTTGCGCAGGCTATATTCGATTGCCCGATCCCCATCATATCAGCAGTTGGACATGAAACTGATACGACTATAGCAGACTTTGTGGCGGATCTGCGTGCGCCTACACCATCTGCGGCAGCAGAACTTGCGGTGTATGAATATCAAAGATTTGCAAATGATATAGAAGATTACAGGAACATATTGTATGGACAGCTTGACGCCGTCATAAAAGGCGCAAGGCATGAACTTAATGTAAGACAAAACATGCTTAAAGCTTACTCACCCTGGTCCAGAATAAGAGACCGCAGGATGAGACAGGCAGAGTACGTAGATACCCTTAATCTTCTGTGGAAGCAACAGCTATTGAAAAGCAAAAGCAGACTTGACGTTCGTATAGAACAGATGAAAGGCCTGTCACCGCTTGATAAGCTAAAAAGCGGCTTTTCCTATGTTGAAGATAAGGATGGCAAGAACATACGAAGCATAGACCAGGTAGCTGTCGGACAGGATATATCAGTTAATGTTACAGACGGCATTATCTATGCAAAGACAGTTTCGGTAGAATCCGGAGCAAAGTTAGATGAGGTATAA
- the nusB gene encoding transcription antitermination factor NusB: protein MKRSEEREQVFKLLFRVEFNPIEEMAEQEELFSYDLPESEDLFMSSDEKKLSDKDADKIIKRYKKIADKLPEIDAMINEKTLGWDTDRMAKVDLTIIRLAIFEIKFDDDIPTGVAINEAVELAKKFGQDGSASFVNGVLAKFA, encoded by the coding sequence ATGAAAAGAAGTGAAGAAAGAGAGCAAGTATTTAAGCTCCTGTTTCGTGTAGAATTTAATCCTATAGAGGAAATGGCAGAGCAGGAAGAGCTCTTCTCATATGACCTCCCTGAATCAGAAGACCTTTTTATGAGTTCTGATGAAAAGAAACTGTCAGACAAAGATGCTGATAAGATCATCAAGCGTTATAAGAAAATAGCTGATAAGCTTCCTGAGATCGATGCGATGATCAATGAGAAGACACTTGGCTGGGATACAGATCGTATGGCCAAGGTTGATCTTACTATTATTCGTCTTGCAATTTTTGAGATTAAATTCGACGATGATATACCTACAGGAGTAGCTATTAACGAGGCAGTTGAACTTGCCAAGAAGTTTGGTCAGGACGGATCTGCTTCATTCGTTAACGGAGTATTGGCAAAATTTGCTTAA
- a CDS encoding Asp23/Gls24 family envelope stress response protein: MENKADNSSFNLRDNSDIGSVKIANDVIGMIAALAAMEIEGVSGMPGNVTSETLQKSGNRKISKGVRVQLSGKNVAVDLALLMGYGFNIPATSQKVQTRVKSTVENMTGLNVTDVNVHISGITVAEA, translated from the coding sequence ATGGAAAATAAAGCTGATAACAGCTCTTTTAACTTAAGAGACAATTCAGACATCGGTAGTGTAAAGATCGCAAATGACGTTATTGGAATGATAGCAGCACTTGCTGCCATGGAAATAGAAGGAGTTTCCGGAATGCCGGGTAATGTTACATCTGAGACTCTTCAGAAGAGTGGAAATCGTAAGATCTCCAAGGGAGTAAGAGTTCAGCTTAGTGGCAAGAACGTTGCTGTAGATCTGGCCCTTCTTATGGGATATGGATTCAACATCCCTGCTACAAGTCAGAAGGTTCAGACTCGTGTTAAGAGCACTGTTGAAAACATGACAGGCCTTAACGTAACAGATGTAAACGTGCACATTTCAGGTATTACAGTAGCTGAAGCATAA
- a CDS encoding transglutaminase domain-containing protein codes for MRKVNSNKNNNTNSIRSISGIISGRIKAIALTAACLVMTSTVLTACSMEDVNEFAKDVYEGADELKKEAEEIISDVAGDGQTGQDTTTHTGSDDTSDYSELEEQIFETIAHGDYPTQEMQDAWDEIGLSDTMIAAIQKDQTGLYYYDQLTADEQSLYAQIYHILSNQGEEIYVTTTDMDEIEKVQQCVQNDHPEIFYVEGYLMNRYMTSDSDEIKAITYGGKYSLSKEKIADRRVKLSEAADAIIAGMPDTTDEYEIVKYFYDYIVLNTQYQIDCEDNQNICSVLLNKVSVCQGYAKTLQYLLQKVGMTCEMVSGTADTGNGSTAHAWDFVKVNGNWYYVDPTWGDASFTGSVPGDTEVVNYAYLCVTTADLSATHTTNEVVKLPECTATSDNYFVRENALFDSVDDTKLRNVFDRAISEGKSCVTFKCTDSAVFNEMKTYLFSDESGAIFEYLPISATKAAYLSHETTLTFMIWL; via the coding sequence TTGAGAAAAGTTAATTCAAACAAAAACAATAATACTAATTCAATAAGAAGTATATCCGGAATAATATCCGGGAGGATCAAAGCCATTGCACTTACAGCTGCATGCCTTGTCATGACAAGTACTGTTTTGACAGCATGCAGTATGGAAGATGTGAATGAGTTTGCCAAAGACGTATATGAAGGCGCTGATGAACTCAAAAAGGAAGCTGAAGAGATCATCAGCGATGTGGCAGGAGATGGGCAGACTGGTCAGGATACTACTACGCATACGGGTAGTGATGATACATCGGATTATTCTGAATTAGAAGAGCAGATCTTTGAGACTATAGCTCACGGTGATTATCCAACGCAGGAAATGCAGGATGCCTGGGATGAGATAGGGCTCTCAGATACTATGATAGCGGCTATTCAAAAGGATCAGACCGGATTATATTACTATGATCAGCTGACTGCTGATGAGCAAAGTCTCTACGCCCAGATTTACCATATTTTATCCAATCAGGGTGAAGAAATATATGTAACGACTACTGATATGGATGAGATAGAGAAGGTTCAGCAATGTGTTCAGAATGACCACCCGGAGATATTCTATGTTGAAGGATATCTTATGAACAGGTATATGACTTCTGATAGCGATGAGATCAAGGCAATTACTTACGGAGGCAAGTATTCTCTTTCAAAAGAGAAGATCGCTGACAGAAGAGTAAAGCTTTCAGAAGCCGCAGATGCAATTATAGCGGGAATGCCGGATACGACAGATGAATACGAGATAGTTAAGTACTTTTATGATTATATAGTGCTTAATACACAGTATCAGATTGATTGTGAAGACAATCAGAATATCTGCTCCGTTCTTCTTAATAAAGTCAGTGTATGTCAGGGCTATGCCAAGACACTTCAATACCTGCTTCAAAAGGTCGGTATGACCTGTGAGATGGTATCAGGCACTGCAGATACCGGAAACGGAAGTACAGCCCATGCCTGGGACTTTGTAAAAGTCAACGGCAACTGGTATTATGTTGATCCAACATGGGGAGATGCTTCATTTACAGGTTCGGTTCCGGGAGATACAGAGGTTGTAAATTATGCATATTTATGCGTTACAACGGCTGATCTTTCTGCAACCCATACAACCAATGAAGTGGTTAAGCTTCCGGAGTGCACTGCTACTTCTGACAACTACTTTGTCAGAGAGAATGCGCTTTTTGACTCAGTTGATGATACAAAGCTCAGAAACGTTTTTGATAGAGCCATTAGCGAAGGAAAATCCTGCGTCACATTTAAGTGTACGGACAGTGCGGTATTTAATGAGATGAAGACCTATCTTTTTTCTGATGAGAGCGGTGCTATCTTTGAATATCTGCCTATAAGTGCAACAAAGGCTGCCTATCTTAGTCATGAAACCACACTCACGTTCATGATATGGCTCTGA